One window of the Salminus brasiliensis chromosome 1, fSalBra1.hap2, whole genome shotgun sequence genome contains the following:
- the LOC140537285 gene encoding free fatty acid receptor 3-like — MQWTKQMRDLVLAVYGLTLIMGLPANLLAFYVFVRKVKQNAKPIDVLLLNLNISDLVFLFFLPFRLKEAAEMKWTMSYFLCSMSVFVFFTGICNSILLLTAISVERYLGVAFPVKYKLKRRPCNAVIASAIFWVFSVIHGATVFIVQYYNPTNNTSHDQPKKDACYADFSKEQMPVVMHLRLELFLVFCCIPFIICCFCYINLILILSRLPNINPKRRSRAIGLAVGTLLVFVVCFVPFSTTHLVGYIGWYSPSWRVYALLTSTFNACLDPFIFYFSSSALRQTFKVCARGLIKRMSCCSGATCCPQLNVSNVEENTQRSNNSFR, encoded by the coding sequence ATGCAGTGGACCAAACAAATGAGGGACCTGGTCCTGGCAGTGTACGGCCTCACGTTGATCATGGGTCTTCCCGCCAACCTGCTGGCCTTCTACGTCTTCGTCCGAAAAGTAAAGCAAAACGCCAAACCCATTGATGTGCTCTTGCTTAACCTCAACATCTCAGACCtggtcttcctcttcttcctcccctTCCGCCTGAAAGAGGCAGCAGAAATGAAATGGACCATGAGCTACTTCCTCTGCTCCATGTCAGTTTTTGTCTTCTTCACTGGCATCTGTAACAGCATCCTTCTCTTGACGGCTATCAGCGTAGAGCGCTACCTCGGCGTGGCCTTCCCCGTGAAGTACAAGCTCAAGAGGCGTCCATGCAATGCTGTGATAGCCAGCGCCATCTTCTGGGTCTTTTCCGTCATACATGGTGCTACTGTTTTTATTGTGCAGTATTATAACCCCACCAACAACACTAGCCATGACCAACCCAAGAAGGACGCCTGCTATGCGGATTTCAGCAAGGAGCAGATGCCAGTCGTCATGCATCTCCGTCTGGAGCTGTTCCTGGTGTTTTGCTGCATCCCTTTCATCATCTGCTGCTTCTGCTACATCAACTTAATCCTCATCCTCTCTCGACTCCCCAACATCAATCCCAAAAGGCGGTCCAGAGCGATCGGGCTCGCCGTCGGCACCCTCCTTGTCTTCGTTGTCTGCTTCGTGCCCTTCAGCACGACCCACTTGGTGGGTTACATCGGTTGGTACAGCCCCAGCTGGAGAGTGTACGCACTGCTCACCAGCACCTTCAACGCCTGTCTGGACCCCTTCATCTTCTACTTCTCATCTTCGGCGCTCCGGCAGACATTTAAAGTCTGCGCAAGAGGACTCATTAAAAGGATGTCATGCTGTTCCGGTGCTACATGCTGCCCCCAGCTGAACGTCTCCAATGTTGAGGAGAACACACAAAGGTCCAACAACAGCTTCCGCTAG